A genomic segment from Desulfonatronum lacustre DSM 10312 encodes:
- a CDS encoding MarR family winged helix-turn-helix transcriptional regulator produces MQHDEELTSLLVEFHEKFASWEQCVVRGKPLTLQQIHAMEILCGHGRLTMKELAEKMGVTTGSLTVLVDRLEKKGIVERQPHESDRRSIRLGMTAKGEQLAAEHHDLHLGLTRELTACLSPEETNQLINLLRKMLPFF; encoded by the coding sequence ATGCAACATGACGAGGAATTGACCTCCCTGCTGGTGGAATTTCACGAAAAATTCGCTTCCTGGGAGCAATGCGTGGTCCGGGGCAAGCCGCTGACCCTGCAGCAGATCCACGCCATGGAGATCCTGTGCGGACACGGTCGGCTGACCATGAAGGAACTGGCCGAAAAAATGGGCGTGACCACCGGCTCCCTGACCGTGCTGGTGGATCGCCTGGAAAAGAAAGGCATCGTGGAGCGCCAACCCCACGAATCCGACCGCCGCTCCATCCGCCTGGGCATGACGGCCAAAGGCGAACAATTGGCAGCCGAACACCACGACCTGCACCTGGGACTGACCCGCGAACTCACCGCCTGCCTGAGTCCCGAGGAAACGAATCAACTGATCAATCTGCTGCGGAAGATGTTGCCGTTTTTCTGA
- a CDS encoding amidohydrolase, translating into MQRIDILVTGGTVLTMDEADTTITDGALAIQGTDIVAVGRKEDLSRAFTADTVIDMPLSIIMPGLVNAHTHAAMTCFRGIADDMELMDWLNNYIFPAEANNVDPELVYWGSLLACAEMIRSGTTTFSDMYLFEEETAKAAKQAGMRCVIGEVLFDFPSPNAKTSQEGLAYTEKMLQKWADDPLVNVMVEPHSLYTCSPDLWKAATALADAYQAPLATHLLENGAESRQILEKLGQRPTMFLKEIGALNERFFAFHCVTMDDEDMRIFADHGCKVVHNPESNMKLASGVAPVPAMLKQGIPVGLGTDGCASNNNLDMFQEMDTAAKLHKSALLDPVVMSAKTVVHMATREGARVLGLDRQIGVLKTGMKADVCVINMNKPHLTPLYDEYSHLAYAVSGSDVDTVLINGRIVMRNRSLTTLDEDAIMARVREIALKIRAGLRPNS; encoded by the coding sequence ATGCAGCGGATTGACATCCTGGTTACGGGCGGAACCGTCCTGACCATGGACGAAGCGGACACGACAATCACGGACGGCGCCCTGGCCATCCAGGGCACGGATATCGTGGCCGTGGGGCGCAAGGAGGATCTGTCGCGCGCCTTCACGGCGGACACGGTCATCGACATGCCGCTGTCCATCATCATGCCCGGTCTGGTCAATGCCCATACCCACGCGGCCATGACCTGCTTTCGGGGCATCGCGGACGACATGGAACTGATGGACTGGCTGAACAACTATATCTTTCCGGCCGAGGCCAACAACGTCGATCCGGAACTGGTCTACTGGGGCAGCCTGCTGGCCTGCGCGGAAATGATCCGATCCGGAACCACGACCTTTTCAGACATGTATCTGTTTGAAGAAGAGACCGCCAAAGCCGCGAAACAGGCCGGCATGCGCTGCGTGATCGGCGAAGTCCTGTTCGACTTTCCCTCGCCCAACGCCAAAACCTCCCAAGAAGGCTTGGCCTACACGGAAAAAATGCTTCAGAAATGGGCCGACGATCCCCTCGTGAACGTCATGGTCGAACCCCACTCCCTGTACACCTGCTCGCCTGATCTCTGGAAAGCGGCCACGGCCCTGGCCGATGCGTACCAGGCCCCCCTGGCGACCCACCTTCTGGAAAACGGGGCCGAGTCCAGACAGATCCTGGAAAAGCTGGGACAACGGCCGACAATGTTCCTGAAGGAAATCGGCGCGCTCAATGAGCGGTTTTTCGCGTTTCATTGCGTGACCATGGATGATGAAGACATGCGGATTTTTGCCGATCATGGCTGCAAGGTGGTCCATAACCCTGAAAGCAACATGAAGCTGGCCTCAGGCGTGGCCCCGGTCCCGGCCATGCTTAAGCAGGGCATCCCCGTGGGCCTGGGCACGGACGGCTGCGCCAGCAATAACAATTTGGACATGTTCCAGGAAATGGACACCGCGGCCAAGCTGCATAAATCGGCACTGCTCGACCCCGTGGTCATGTCCGCGAAGACGGTGGTTCACATGGCCACCCGCGAGGGAGCCCGGGTTCTTGGTCTGGACCGGCAAATCGGCGTCCTCAAGACCGGCATGAAGGCGGATGTCTGCGTCATCAACATGAACAAGCCCCACCTGACCCCCCTGTACGATGAATATTCCCACCTGGCCTATGCCGTTTCTGGCTCCGACGTGGACACGGTGCTGATCAACGGACGCATCGTGATGCGCAACCGCAGCCTGACAACCCTGGACGAGGATGCGATCATGGCCCGTGTCCGTGAAATCGCCCTGAAAATCCGGGCCGGTCTGCGGCCGAATTCCTGA
- a CDS encoding amidohydrolase produces the protein MSILIKNALHEGREVDVLIQGEQIVAVGPNLETPPEWAGTVIDAADKAIVPGLINAHTHAGMTLLRGYADDIDLHTWLHEHIWPLERKLSKEDVYWGVKLACLEMIKTGTTFFCDMYWHMPGAVRAVEDMGPRAMLSLPFIDFNDSGQASKFKQRAQDFFDQKHETSHRIRYALGPHAIYTVSRDSLIWLAEFARDKNLILHIHLAETQREVEDCVAAHGTTPVRYLKEIGFLGPNVLAAHAIWLDDEEMRILADQDVKVAHLPASNMKLCSGAFPYRRLHGLGICIGLGTDGCSSNNNLDMFEEMKFAALSRKTVTGDPTVMPAPEAWACATVNGAKIFGLNAGRIAPGMLADCLLLDLNHPQLVPNHNLISNLVYAANGDCVDTTICAGKILMQGRQVPGEREIIQEVKARVRALLQR, from the coding sequence ATGAGCATCCTGATCAAAAACGCCCTGCACGAAGGCCGGGAAGTCGACGTCCTGATCCAGGGCGAGCAGATCGTCGCGGTGGGCCCAAACCTGGAGACCCCGCCGGAATGGGCCGGGACGGTCATCGACGCCGCAGACAAGGCCATCGTTCCCGGGCTGATCAATGCCCATACCCATGCGGGCATGACGCTGCTGCGCGGATACGCCGACGACATTGACCTGCATACGTGGCTGCATGAGCACATCTGGCCTCTGGAACGGAAATTGTCGAAGGAAGACGTCTACTGGGGCGTAAAACTGGCCTGCCTGGAGATGATCAAGACGGGGACCACGTTTTTTTGCGACATGTACTGGCATATGCCCGGCGCCGTCCGAGCCGTGGAAGACATGGGCCCGCGGGCCATGCTCTCCCTGCCGTTCATCGACTTCAACGATTCGGGACAAGCATCCAAGTTCAAGCAACGGGCCCAGGATTTTTTCGACCAGAAACACGAAACCTCACACCGCATCCGATACGCCCTGGGGCCCCATGCCATCTATACCGTGTCCAGGGATTCATTGATCTGGCTGGCCGAATTCGCCCGGGACAAGAATTTGATCCTGCACATCCATTTGGCGGAAACCCAACGGGAAGTTGAGGACTGCGTGGCGGCGCACGGCACGACGCCTGTTCGTTATTTGAAGGAGATCGGCTTTCTCGGCCCGAATGTCCTCGCGGCCCATGCCATCTGGCTGGACGACGAGGAAATGCGCATCCTGGCCGATCAGGACGTCAAGGTCGCCCACTTGCCCGCTTCCAACATGAAGCTCTGCTCCGGGGCCTTTCCGTATCGTCGGCTGCACGGCCTGGGTATTTGCATCGGCCTGGGCACGGACGGCTGCTCCTCCAACAACAATCTGGACATGTTCGAGGAAATGAAGTTCGCGGCCCTGAGCCGCAAAACCGTGACCGGAGACCCCACGGTCATGCCCGCGCCGGAAGCCTGGGCCTGCGCCACGGTCAACGGGGCGAAAATTTTCGGCCTGAACGCCGGACGCATCGCCCCGGGCATGCTCGCGGACTGCCTGCTGTTGGACTTGAATCATCCTCAACTCGTCCCGAACCACAACCTGATTTCCAACCTGGTCTACGCCGCCAACGGCGACTGCGTGGACACCACCATCTGCGCCGGGAAGATCCTTATGCAGGGCCGCCAGGTGCCCGGAGAACGGGAGATCATCCAGGAAGTCAAGGCCCGTGTCCGCGCCCTGCTCCAGCGGTAG
- the murJ gene encoding murein biosynthesis integral membrane protein MurJ, whose amino-acid sequence MTEQPPSAPASFTGRIARNASVVAAGTVASRILGFLRDMTIAFALGAGIWADAFFVAFRLPNLLRRLFAEGSLTMAFIPVFSRTWREKGSQEAFVLARSVLVWLTAILTVICVAAMIWAEPLTLLIAPGFGRDPEILAGTVTLVRICFPYILFISAVALCMGVLNSLNHFWAPAAAPCILNLGLIFSALLAMFMGWDVALALAWGVCLSGLGQWLLQQPYLRRFGLSWRGPVDLKHPGVKRIGSLMLPTVFGAAVYQINIVIGTLLASLLAAGSISYLYFADRLVQLPLGVFGVALSTAALPSLSLLAAGKDMEGFRRTLNTTLSMTLFVCLPSAAGLAGMSLPIIDAVFGRGAFGDEAVRATAWALVGYSVGLPAFACVRPLVSAFYALEDTRSPVLVAAACLLINVALSLVLMRYLAHVGLALAAALSSWANVLLLGLILRRKVGPWLTIGPQLARMTGLSAVLGGAALAASMLGKSALLFIPVLTVLYGLTALRWNIDEARMTWDLCRKLRSRYQRRPGEPT is encoded by the coding sequence GTGACCGAACAACCCCCATCCGCCCCCGCATCCTTCACAGGCCGCATCGCCCGCAACGCCTCCGTGGTCGCCGCGGGTACCGTAGCCAGCCGGATCCTCGGTTTTTTGCGGGATATGACCATTGCCTTCGCCCTGGGCGCGGGCATCTGGGCGGATGCGTTTTTCGTGGCCTTCCGCCTGCCCAATTTGTTGCGCAGACTGTTTGCCGAAGGGTCTCTGACCATGGCCTTTATCCCGGTCTTTTCCCGGACCTGGCGGGAAAAAGGGAGCCAGGAGGCCTTTGTCCTGGCCAGGTCCGTGCTGGTCTGGCTGACGGCGATCCTGACGGTGATCTGCGTCGCGGCCATGATCTGGGCCGAACCGCTGACCCTGCTCATTGCCCCGGGCTTCGGCCGAGACCCGGAAATCCTGGCCGGGACCGTAACCCTGGTCCGGATCTGCTTTCCCTACATCCTGTTCATCTCCGCCGTGGCCCTGTGCATGGGCGTGCTCAACTCCCTGAACCACTTCTGGGCCCCGGCCGCGGCCCCCTGCATCCTGAACCTGGGGCTGATCTTCTCCGCCCTGCTGGCCATGTTCATGGGCTGGGATGTGGCCCTGGCCCTGGCCTGGGGAGTTTGTCTTTCCGGGTTGGGGCAATGGCTGCTCCAGCAGCCCTATCTGCGTCGGTTCGGATTGTCCTGGCGCGGCCCGGTGGATCTGAAGCATCCCGGGGTGAAACGAATCGGGTCCCTGATGCTGCCCACGGTGTTCGGGGCGGCGGTCTACCAGATCAACATCGTCATCGGCACCTTGCTGGCCTCGTTGCTGGCCGCCGGGAGCATTTCCTACCTCTATTTCGCGGACCGGCTGGTCCAGCTTCCCCTGGGAGTATTCGGCGTGGCCCTGAGCACGGCGGCCCTGCCCAGCCTGTCCCTGCTGGCCGCGGGCAAGGACATGGAAGGATTTCGACGGACCTTGAACACCACCCTGAGCATGACCCTGTTCGTCTGCCTGCCCTCGGCCGCGGGTCTGGCCGGGATGAGCCTGCCGATCATCGACGCGGTGTTCGGACGAGGGGCCTTCGGCGACGAAGCCGTGCGGGCCACGGCCTGGGCCCTGGTGGGATACAGCGTCGGCCTGCCGGCTTTCGCCTGCGTCCGGCCCCTGGTCTCGGCCTTTTACGCCCTGGAGGACACCCGCTCCCCGGTCCTGGTGGCCGCGGCTTGCCTGCTGATCAACGTGGCCTTGAGCCTGGTGCTGATGCGCTACCTGGCGCATGTCGGCCTGGCCCTGGCCGCGGCGCTCAGTTCCTGGGCCAACGTGCTCCTTCTCGGACTGATCCTGCGCCGCAAGGTCGGCCCCTGGCTGACCATCGGTCCACAACTCGCGCGGATGACCGGGCTCAGCGCGGTCTTGGGCGGCGCGGCCCTGGCGGCTTCCATGCTGGGCAAGTCCGCGTTGCTGTTCATCCCGGTGCTGACGGTCCTGTACGGGCTGACCGCTCTGAGGTGGAACATCGACGAAGCCCGGATGACCTGGGACCTGTGCCGCAAGTTGCGGAGCAGGTATCAACGTCGCCCCGGCGAGCCGACCTGA
- a CDS encoding PP2C family protein-serine/threonine phosphatase: MVHHPRDTPLVLIIDDDPTNRVVLQRILASSGFATLQAGTGSEGRSLALTHGPDLILLDIMMPGESGFETLLRLKEEPVTASVPVIFLSALDDVSSKVKGFELGAMDYVTKPFEPLEILARVRTNLKVARAYRSVIAEQAEKLRQIGEAQQSMLTKPEEHPEAKFAVFYEPILEAGGDYYDVFPVSGGFGYVVADISGHDLKTSFITSGVKALLRQNASPLFTPVETLTTINNVLHDVLPPGRFLTAAYAVLNGRRDHLTVLSAGHPPPIFVGKDGEVEILRAEGDILGPFPHIYLNPISRPVTKGDRIFLYTDGLLDVKNNQARIVHDDIRTLIQACEECRSLPLSTCPGHIQVRILQKATAQDDVVLLAVEV, translated from the coding sequence ATGGTCCATCATCCACGCGACACGCCTTTGGTGCTGATCATCGACGATGATCCCACGAATCGAGTGGTCCTCCAGCGAATCCTGGCCTCTTCCGGGTTCGCGACGCTTCAGGCCGGAACTGGAAGTGAAGGCCGAAGCCTGGCCCTGACCCACGGCCCGGACCTGATCCTGCTGGACATCATGATGCCGGGGGAAAGCGGTTTTGAAACATTGCTCCGGCTCAAGGAAGAGCCGGTCACCGCCTCCGTTCCGGTCATTTTTCTTTCCGCGCTGGACGACGTGAGCTCCAAGGTCAAGGGATTTGAACTGGGCGCGATGGATTACGTCACCAAACCCTTCGAACCCCTGGAAATTTTGGCCCGAGTACGAACCAACCTGAAGGTGGCGCGGGCCTACCGGAGCGTGATCGCCGAACAGGCCGAGAAGCTGCGCCAGATCGGCGAGGCCCAGCAGTCCATGCTCACCAAGCCCGAAGAGCATCCCGAAGCCAAATTCGCCGTCTTCTACGAGCCCATCCTGGAAGCCGGAGGAGACTACTACGACGTGTTTCCCGTCAGCGGCGGGTTCGGCTATGTCGTCGCGGACATCAGCGGACACGACCTGAAGACGTCCTTCATCACCTCCGGGGTCAAGGCCCTGCTGCGCCAAAACGCCAGCCCGCTGTTCACGCCCGTGGAAACCCTGACCACCATCAACAACGTGCTCCATGACGTTCTGCCGCCGGGGAGATTCCTCACGGCGGCCTACGCCGTGCTCAACGGCAGACGCGACCACCTCACGGTCCTCTCGGCCGGTCACCCGCCGCCGATTTTCGTGGGCAAAGACGGCGAGGTGGAAATCCTGCGCGCCGAGGGCGATATTCTCGGCCCGTTCCCGCACATCTACCTGAACCCAATTTCCCGCCCTGTAACCAAGGGTGACAGGATTTTTCTCTACACCGACGGCCTGCTGGACGTGAAAAACAACCAAGCCCGCATCGTTCACGACGACATCCGGACCCTGATCCAAGCCTGCGAAGAATGCCGTTCTCTGCCCTTGTCAACTTGCCCCGGCCATATTCAGGTCCGAATATTGCAGAAGGCCACGGCTCAGGACGATGTCGTGCTGCTGGCCGTCGAGGTGTGA
- a CDS encoding ATP-binding protein: protein MLILSRTEDQVELNFPSHLAEVDQACLLVQGLLRDKLPNEDHFMILLALREALTNAVIHGNRSDPAKSVTCMVAIHPDRLEVMVQDQGFGFAWQNHNWKLPPPSSESGRGLAIIRAFFEQVEFNSSGNRMTLRKEREPSGVTNMLQLSQDGPRTVARVSENMVGSKIEELRVELSNLIKNDHADLTLDMSVVEMVDSLGMGLLVATHNSLKAKQGRLTLVNVKQDIYNVLVVMRLDKHFTIQKAA, encoded by the coding sequence ATGCTGATTTTATCGCGGACCGAAGACCAAGTGGAGCTGAACTTCCCTTCGCACCTCGCGGAGGTGGATCAGGCCTGCCTGTTGGTTCAAGGTTTGCTGCGGGACAAACTGCCCAATGAGGATCATTTCATGATTCTCCTGGCTCTGCGCGAAGCCTTGACCAACGCCGTGATCCACGGCAATCGTTCCGATCCCGCGAAGTCCGTAACCTGCATGGTCGCCATCCATCCGGACCGGCTTGAAGTCATGGTCCAGGATCAAGGGTTCGGCTTTGCATGGCAAAACCATAACTGGAAACTCCCTCCGCCCAGCAGCGAATCCGGCCGAGGCTTAGCCATCATTCGCGCTTTTTTTGAACAAGTCGAATTCAATTCTTCCGGCAACCGGATGACGCTGCGCAAGGAACGAGAACCTTCAGGAGTAACAAACATGCTGCAACTCAGCCAAGATGGACCAAGAACCGTGGCCAGAGTGTCCGAAAACATGGTCGGCTCGAAAATCGAGGAACTGCGGGTGGAATTGTCAAACCTTATCAAGAACGACCATGCCGATCTGACCCTCGATATGAGCGTCGTGGAGATGGTGGATTCCCTGGGCATGGGACTGCTCGTGGCCACGCACAACTCCCTGAAAGCCAAACAGGGCCGCCTCACCCTGGTGAACGTCAAGCAGGACATCTACAACGTGCTCGTCGTCATGCGCCTGGACAAGCACTTCACGATTCAAAAGGCCGCATGA
- a CDS encoding STAS domain-containing protein, which translates to MSDELMDAFIEDSKEHLESIESDIMALEDLEGAYDEELINRIFRTAHSIKGAAGFFGLEAIGSLAHKLENALHLMRDQKLRPDRPTCQILLEGFDQLNAMINNPGNSECLDISDSLSRIQGLLTPETKLSTETPMSLPSSQGQSIFDVDMFTLEQGLKGGKFLYHIEFDLIHDIHRKNKTPYDIIKTLQDSGLILDCKVDFVATGTLEDGFAQRIPLNVLFASIIDPDVVGMLIDVPAERIRELEKSMFQIQSSPSETASREATIAETCFQGADSPWKMVGNQAVLLFGERFELSQIEEFRSCFHTAPAKAASLRLDLSATRYVDAAGLQALASALKTSARLDRGLTFAPADELLEQFQNLGFAWMLESGS; encoded by the coding sequence ATGTCCGACGAATTGATGGACGCGTTTATCGAGGATTCCAAGGAACACCTGGAAAGCATCGAATCCGACATCATGGCTCTGGAGGACTTGGAAGGAGCTTATGACGAGGAACTGATCAACCGAATTTTTCGAACCGCCCATTCCATCAAGGGCGCGGCCGGTTTTTTCGGCCTGGAGGCCATCGGTTCCCTGGCCCACAAGCTGGAAAACGCCCTGCACTTGATGCGTGATCAAAAACTCCGCCCGGATCGGCCGACTTGCCAGATCCTTTTGGAAGGCTTCGATCAGCTCAACGCCATGATCAACAATCCCGGAAATAGCGAATGCCTGGATATTTCAGATAGTCTATCCCGAATTCAAGGGCTGCTCACCCCGGAAACCAAGCTCAGCACGGAAACGCCCATGAGCCTGCCGTCCAGCCAAGGTCAGTCCATTTTCGACGTGGACATGTTCACCCTGGAACAGGGGCTCAAGGGCGGAAAATTTCTCTACCACATCGAATTCGACCTGATCCACGACATCCACCGTAAGAATAAAACGCCCTACGACATCATCAAAACTCTCCAAGACTCCGGCCTGATCCTGGACTGCAAGGTGGATTTCGTGGCCACGGGCACCCTGGAAGACGGCTTTGCTCAACGCATCCCCCTGAACGTTCTGTTCGCCTCGATCATTGATCCCGACGTGGTCGGGATGTTGATCGACGTACCGGCGGAACGGATCAGAGAACTGGAAAAGTCCATGTTTCAGATCCAATCGTCTCCAAGCGAGACGGCAAGCCGGGAAGCGACGATCGCGGAAACCTGTTTCCAGGGCGCTGATTCACCCTGGAAGATGGTCGGCAACCAAGCCGTCCTGCTCTTCGGGGAGCGCTTTGAACTGTCCCAAATCGAGGAATTTCGGAGCTGCTTCCACACCGCCCCGGCCAAAGCCGCAAGCCTGCGTCTGGACCTGAGCGCCACCCGATACGTGGACGCCGCCGGTCTGCAAGCCCTTGCCTCGGCCCTGAAGACCAGCGCCCGTCTGGATCGCGGGCTAACCTTCGCTCCAGCGGACGAACTTCTCGAGCAATTCCAAAACCTCGGCTTCGCCTGGATGCTGGAGAGCGGCTCATGA